One Hyalangium gracile genomic window carries:
- a CDS encoding sensor histidine kinase, translating into MAPPALSAPPHRFRRRLLAVMLVAGLVPLVLMGLLARSALERLLSVSVAPVERVLDEVSGELERRGISQAPLDEARLNLAQAELARGALVRRVPMFIAALVLVSAVVLALAAALLGRALSRPVTTLTQGMATYARGDLSIRLPAPEHPRDEFQFLFAGFNRMGQELLAQRERLKAAEQIAAWQDIARALAHELKNPLTAMKLSLARLSRSDGSSPPDAARISEAVALLQEEVELLMRMTQSFSAFARLPAPRFQPVALRPLLAEVCTLYQGTSPVPVELAPGGEFTLQADPDGLRRLFGNLVKNATEASAPGASPVRIAVEPQPSRLRVTIRDGGTGIPAVLEGAALTRGLFSTKPEGSGLGLPIAQKIAHEHGGTLRLEPAPGGGTLALVDLPLAPPTP; encoded by the coding sequence ATGGCTCCTCCCGCCCTCTCGGCGCCTCCTCACCGCTTCCGTCGTCGGCTGCTGGCCGTGATGCTGGTGGCGGGGCTCGTCCCGCTCGTGCTGATGGGGCTGCTCGCGCGGAGCGCACTGGAGCGGCTCCTGTCGGTGTCCGTGGCCCCCGTGGAGCGCGTCCTCGATGAGGTGTCGGGCGAGCTGGAGCGCCGGGGCATCTCACAGGCTCCGCTGGACGAGGCACGCCTCAACCTGGCGCAGGCGGAGCTGGCGCGAGGGGCGCTCGTGCGGCGGGTGCCCATGTTCATCGCCGCGCTCGTGCTGGTCTCGGCGGTGGTGCTCGCCCTGGCCGCGGCGCTGCTCGGGCGGGCACTCTCGCGTCCCGTCACCACGCTCACCCAGGGCATGGCGACCTATGCGCGGGGAGACCTGTCCATCCGCCTGCCGGCGCCCGAGCACCCGCGTGACGAGTTCCAGTTCCTCTTCGCCGGCTTCAACCGCATGGGCCAGGAGCTGCTCGCCCAGCGCGAGCGCCTCAAGGCCGCCGAGCAGATCGCCGCCTGGCAGGACATCGCCCGGGCGCTGGCCCACGAGCTGAAGAACCCGCTCACGGCCATGAAGCTCTCGCTGGCCCGACTGTCCCGCTCGGATGGGTCTTCACCTCCCGACGCGGCGCGCATCTCGGAGGCCGTCGCGCTGCTCCAGGAGGAGGTGGAGCTGCTCATGCGGATGACGCAGAGCTTCTCCGCCTTCGCCCGCCTGCCCGCGCCCCGCTTCCAGCCCGTGGCCCTGAGGCCGCTGCTCGCCGAGGTGTGCACGCTGTACCAGGGCACCTCGCCCGTGCCCGTGGAGCTGGCGCCGGGTGGGGAGTTCACCCTCCAAGCGGATCCAGACGGGCTGCGGCGACTGTTCGGCAACCTGGTGAAGAACGCGACGGAGGCCTCGGCTCCGGGAGCCTCTCCGGTCCGCATCGCGGTGGAGCCCCAGCCGTCCAGGCTCCGCGTCACCATCCGGGATGGGGGCACGGGCATCCCCGCCGTGCTGGAAGGCGCCGCCCTCACCCGGGGCCTCTTCAGCACCAAGCCGGAGGGCAGCGGGCTGGGCCTGCCCATCGCGCAGAAGATCGCCCACGAGCATGGCGGCACCCTGCGCCTCGAGCCCGCCCCCGGAGGCGGAACGCTGGCGCTCGTGGACCTGCCGCTGGCACCGCCCACGCCATGA